The Deltaproteobacteria bacterium genome includes the window AGGGTTACGCCTTCCTTGGAGACGGTCTTCTCGAACTGGTACAGATTCACCGCCACAAGATCTATGTTCCGGATCCCGTGCTCTTTCATGGTTCTGACGTGCTCGGGGTTGTCCCGCATTCCAAGGATACCCCCATGGACCTTGGGATGGAGGGTTTTCACCCGACCGTCCAGGATCTCCGGAAATCCCGTGAACTCCGAAATATCCAGGACGTCCACTCCCCCGTCACGAAGAACCCTTGCCGTCCCTCCTGTTGAAAGAATCTCTACGCCGAAGGAGACGAGGCCCCGTGCGAAATCAACGATCCCGGCCTTGTCCGTGACGCTGATGATCGCCCTTTCGATTTTTCTTGGTTCTCCCATGTCTTCTTCTCCAGAGCCATCGACCCATTCCGGTTCGGAATGGCTTGAAAATTCAAGGATTCCAAGGGGCAAGGGACCGAGTGATGAAATCCATGAGACCTTCACCCGGGGGAACCCTTGGCCCCTCGAACCCTTTTCGGATGAAAAACTCAGACTGAAATCTTCTGCCTGAAGGCCGGCCTGCCTTCAACAGGCAGGGCATTGCATAGGCTTCCCATATCAAAAGTTAGGGTCCCATGGCAAGCTCCATCAGGAGACCCTCCACTCCCAAAGGAAAAAACGGTTTTCTTTTGACAGTAGAAGGGGACAAAGGTACAACCTGAATTCGGCAAACTTGACGTTTGCAGGATTCAGGCACAAAACCTTCAGAGGTCGGCCCGGCCGGAGAAGACCAATTCCTTTTACATCCTCGCCAATACCGGCCCCGTGCAGGAGCACTTTAGAAAAAGAGATGAAACCGCTTTATGGACTTTATGGACTATCAGCATCCGGCCTACTTACTGTCACCTTTCCGGGCCTTTGGCTTTACACGAAATTGAAAGGCAGGCACGGAGAAGGGCTCAAGGAACGACTCGGCCTCTTCCCCCCAGGACCCATGGCGAGGATCAAAGGCTCCCCCCGTATCTGGATGCATGCCGCTTCCCTGGGGGAGGTCAAGGTCGCCTCCGCGATTCAGCGGGCCCTGTTCGATGCCCTCCCCGATTGCGCCCTCATTATCTCGACCACTACGGAGCACGGCAGGAACCTGGCCCGGGAAACCTTTCCACGCTCCACCGTGATCTACGCCCCAATCGATGTCCCCTTTTGTGTCAGGGAGGGTCTCTCCCGGGTCCGACCCGATATCATGGTGTTCCTGGAAACGGAAATCTGGCCCGCATGGATCACGGAGACCCACAGGAGGGCAGTGAAGATCGCCTTGGTCAATGGACGAATCTCGCCCCGTTCCCTGAATTCCTATCTTAAACTACGTCCTTTTTTCCGTGAGGTCCTGAAAAAGATCGACGCCTTCAGTATGATCCGGCAGGAGGATGCGGACCGGATCCTGTCCATGGGCGCCCCGCGGGAACGCCTCCGCATCAACGGCAATGCCAAGTACGATCTCTTGACCGAACAGGCGGAAGCGGGGTCCGAGGAAAAGATGCGCCGCACCTTAGGTCTCCGTCCGTCCGATCAGATCCTCGTGGCCGGCAGCACCCGGGACGGAGAAGAGGACATGATCCTGGATGCCTACATGAAGATCCGCGAAAACTTTCCGGAACTACTCCTTTTCCTGGCTCCAAGGCACATCCAACGCGCCCCGGAGATCGAGGCCCTCGTCCGGAAACGCGGCCTGGGATACCGGCTTCGCAGTGAGATGCCTGGAAATGGCCCCAACCCGAACGCCCCCGTTGTGATCATGGACACATTTGGGGAGCTCTTCAGGCTTTACAGCATCGCAACCATCACCTTCTGCGGGGCGAGCCTGGTCCCCCTC containing:
- a CDS encoding 3-deoxy-D-manno-octulosonic acid transferase, which gives rise to MKPLYGLYGLSASGLLTVTFPGLWLYTKLKGRHGEGLKERLGLFPPGPMARIKGSPRIWMHAASLGEVKVASAIQRALFDALPDCALIISTTTEHGRNLARETFPRSTVIYAPIDVPFCVREGLSRVRPDIMVFLETEIWPAWITETHRRAVKIALVNGRISPRSLNSYLKLRPFFREVLKKIDAFSMIRQEDADRILSMGAPRERLRINGNAKYDLLTEQAEAGSEEKMRRTLGLRPSDQILVAGSTRDGEEDMILDAYMKIRENFPELLLFLAPRHIQRAPEIEALVRKRGLGYRLRSEMPGNGPNPNAPVVIMDTFGELFRLYSIATITFCGASLVPLGGQNPLEPAAWGKAPLYGPSMEDFLDAKEMLEAVGGGIEVSSAQDLTEKALWFLNNPEELKARGERAREAVMKNRRAAKRHAEVILELLS
- a CDS encoding IMP cyclohydrolase; translated protein: MGEPRKIERAIISVTDKAGIVDFARGLVSFGVEILSTGGTARVLRDGGVDVLDISEFTGFPEILDGRVKTLHPKVHGGILGMRDNPEHVRTMKEHGIRNIDLVAVNLYQFEKTVSKEGVTLEEAVENIDIGGPTMLRSSAKNYRDVTVIVDPADYGVVLREMEENQGGTTLATRFRLAKKVFRLTHEYDGAITRYLEGVTL